A single genomic interval of Helianthus annuus cultivar XRQ/B chromosome 13, HanXRQr2.0-SUNRISE, whole genome shotgun sequence harbors:
- the LOC110898482 gene encoding BTB/POZ domain-containing protein At3g22104-like isoform X1 has product MRVPFRDHQQYNEKVTVLSPRTIVSEVSPSSVPLRKVSKLVDNYMAEVASEVNLKPEKMKSLAEILPDSARSLNNGLYRALDVYFKVGGCPTPNFYMPMLSPSQQAPHPGGSCVDVPGKQNQQQPILHTQQQRNSWNLSQQQRVQE; this is encoded by the exons ATGAGGGTTCCGTTCCGTGATCATCAGCAATATAATG AGAAAGTTACAGTTCTTTCTCCGAGAACGATTGTTTCGGAAGTATCGCCGTCGTCTGTACCGTTGAGGAAAGTTTCAAAGCTTGTGGATAATTATATGGCGGAGGTTGCATCTGAGGTGAATTTGAAACCTGAAAAGATGAAATCGCTTGCGGAAATTCTTCCTGATTCTGCAAGATCTTTGAATAATGGGTTGTATAGAGCTTTGGATGTGTATTTTAAG GTGGGTGGATGCCCAACACCAAACTTTTACATGCCAATGCTTTCGCCAAGTCAGCAGGCACCACATCCAGGTGGAAGTTGTGTTGATGTTCCTGGgaagcagaatcagcaacaacccatTCTTCATACGCAGCAACAG CGGAATAGCTGGAACCTGAGTCAGCAACAAAG GGTACAAGAATAG
- the LOC110898482 gene encoding BTB/POZ domain-containing protein At3g44820-like isoform X2, translating to MRVPFRDHQQYNEKVTVLSPRTIVSEVSPSSVPLRKVSKLVDNYMAEVASEVNLKPEKMKSLAEILPDSARSLNNGLYRALDVYFKPRWVDAQHQTFTCQCFRQVSRHHIQVEVVLMFLGSRISNNPFFIRSNSGIAGT from the exons ATGAGGGTTCCGTTCCGTGATCATCAGCAATATAATG AGAAAGTTACAGTTCTTTCTCCGAGAACGATTGTTTCGGAAGTATCGCCGTCGTCTGTACCGTTGAGGAAAGTTTCAAAGCTTGTGGATAATTATATGGCGGAGGTTGCATCTGAGGTGAATTTGAAACCTGAAAAGATGAAATCGCTTGCGGAAATTCTTCCTGATTCTGCAAGATCTTTGAATAATGGGTTGTATAGAGCTTTGGATGTGTATTTTAAG CCAAGGTGGGTGGATGCCCAACACCAAACTTTTACATGCCAATGCTTTCGCCAAGTCAGCAGGCACCACATCCAGGTGGAAGTTGTGTTGATGTTCCTGGgaagcagaatcagcaacaacccatTCTTCATACGCAGCAACAG CGGAATAGCTGGAACCTGA